One Drosophila willistoni isolate 14030-0811.24 chromosome XL unlocalized genomic scaffold, UCI_dwil_1.1 Seg142, whole genome shotgun sequence genomic region harbors:
- the LOC26530071 gene encoding uncharacterized protein LOC26530071, translated as MSPSKILGTRQLLGTMANTMMTGPCLRYCQLSATHRLVHASRAFAATRDGIEKLEVPATTPMSFGRAQCLPLKRSEQEHRRLGNAQNTENVKRLQTEKCQHPKIARLPFKRPTKTARSFPDRRYNSVQDLLKTMSQPHQLASKLVSLSQELSSEKEKNKRLLENYHDLLEKVTLEDR; from the coding sequence ATGTCGCCGTCAAAGATTCTTGGCACACGTCAACTCCTTGGCACGATGGCCAATACCATGATGACTGGACCCTGCCTCCGATACTGCCAACTATCGGCCACACACCGGCTAGTCCATGCCTCACGGGCTTTCGCCGCCACCCGGGATGGCATCGAGAAGTTGGAAGTGCCAGCGACCACGCCCATGTCTTTTGGGCGTGCTCAGTGTTTGCCCTTAAAACGAAGCGAACAGGAGCATCGAAGGTTGGGAAACGCGCAAAATACGGAGAATGTAAAAAGGTTGCAGACCGAGAAGTGTCAGCACCCAAAGATTGCCCGTCTACCATTCAAACGGCCAACTAAAACGGCCCGTTCTTTTCCGGATCGCCGTTATAACTCTGTGCAGGACTTACTGAAGACCATGAGTCAACCGCATCAGTTGGCCAGCAAGTTGGTGAGCTTGTCCCAGGAATTATCATccgaaaaggaaaagaataAAAGGCTTCTGGAGAACTATCACGATCTGCTGGAGAAAGTAACGCTGGAGGATagataa
- the LOC6644510 gene encoding uncharacterized protein LOC6644510 isoform X2, with the protein MSTSKFLGTRQLLGSMTRNSSSKKLSAAYRVVDAKRVSAATRNGVEEVESPVTQPTKFKIGKFGQARNKKALKNVKELSVYELLTLTDEMASKEGRKIIRNYEDLLELVKKREQNAK; encoded by the coding sequence ATGTCAACCTCAAAGTTTCTTGGCACACGTCAACTCCTGGGCTCGATGACCAGGAACTCGTCGTCGAAGAAATTATCAGCCGCTTACCGTGTCGTCGATGCCAAACGGGTCTCCGCCGCCACCCGAAATGGCGTCGAGGAGGTGGAATCGCCTGTAACCCAACCGACGAAATTTAAGATAGGAAAGTTTGGACAAGCCCGGAATAAGAAGGCTTTGAAGAATGTTAAAGAGCTGTCGGTCTACGAGTTGTTGACCTTGACCGACGAAATGGCAtcgaaggaaggaaggaagatTATCAGGAACTATGAAGATCTGCTGGAGCTAGTGAAAAAAAGGgagcaaaatgcaaaatga